DNA sequence from the Butyricimonas faecalis genome:
TGCCTGCTGCCTTGCCCTCGTGCAGATAAACCATAGCGGGCTTCCCGTAGGGGTCTGTGTCAAGTTTCGCCATCGTATGCACGATGCGTTCCGGGTGGTGGATGAAATAGGCGTTGTCGGTCAGGGCGGTTTTCGTGTCCGTCTGTATCACGGTCATCAGCCGCTCGTCCTGCGACATTTCCTTCTTGCTGAGGTTCTTTTGCAGGACAATCAGGTCACTGCCCACCTCCGTGCCCGCGTTGTCCGTGAACAGGTTGTTGGGCAGGCGTATCGCGGATACCAGATTGGCCTGACTGAACAGCTCGTTACGCACGGAGGTCTTGGTGCTATTCAATACCCCTTGCGAGGTGATGAACGCCACGATACCGCCGTCACGCACGGCATCCAGTCCTTTGAGAAAGAAATAGTTGTGGATGGTTTTCTGGGCGGAGCGTCTGCCGAAAGAGTCGCTCCGCTGAAACTCCGCGTCGAACACGGCAATGTCACCGAACGGAATGTTGGACACCGCCAAGTCGAAATAATTGTTGAACGGTCTTTCGATTTTCTCAAAACCGCAGGTGCGCATTTTCTGGTCGGGATAGAGATGCCTCAAGATTGTACCCGTGAGCAGATCCTTCTCGAAAGCCATCACATCCGCATTGGGGCTGTGCCGCAGCATGGAATCCACGAACACGCCGACACCTGCCGACGGTTCGAGCATACGGGCGGGGCGGACGCTGTAATCTGCCAGCACGTCCGCGATGGTGTCGGTTATCTCTTTGGGGGTGTAGAAAGCGGTCAGCACGGACGCTTTCAGCGAATCCACAAACCGCTTGTACTCTGTTTCGTCCTTGCTGTTCTCACGGATAAGCCTGTGCAGCTCCACCGTCGGGGCGAACAGTTCGAGGTCGGATTTCGCCCACCGGACGGCATCCGTCAGTTCCTTTGCAGGGTTGAGGATACATTTCAGACCGCCGAAACCGCAGTACCTTTGAAGTATGGCACGCTCTTCGGTTGTCGCTGTCCTATTTTCCCTGTCAAGGATGAATGCCGTCCGTATCGCCTCGATGTTGTCCCGCAGTTTCTGTTTGCGGTTAAACGCCATATTCGTCTAAGTAAAGGACGGTTGCTCCCGTCAGCTCCGTGTAGAGCAGGTCGTAATCGGAAGACAGGGCGAAATTGTCATCCGAGAGGTCATAGACGGAGAACACGTTGCCGACAAGCGGCAGCAGTTTCAGGACAAAGGCTTCACGCTTCTCTTCCGGCACTTCATCGGCAAACTCGTTTTCCACGACTTCGCGGAGGATGGCGTAACGGGAATAATGCAGCCCGCGCAGCAGCGTGTCCATCGCCAGTTCCTGCGCACCATCGGCGGGATAGCCTTCAAGCCGTGCCCTCTCATACGTTTCGGCGGCACGGTCGGCCCGTTCCCGTATGAAAGCGGTGTCGTCAGCCTGTTCAAACTTGTTCGTGCGGAGATAGTCCAGCAGGTACAGACCGTAATAGGAAAAGTCGGTCTGACCCTCGTTTTTCTTCTTGTTGTTCATTACTTTGGATTTAGCGGATTGATAATTAACGGGATAATCGGTTGGAAAAAGGAAGAAAAAGGCACTCGGTATCCCTCCGAGTGCCACCACTAAATCCAAAGTATGAGTGTAATCCGGTATCGAAGAACAATTCATTACTCTGAACAAGTGGCAAAGTTAATACTATTTCTTCCGTCCTGAAAATTTCTTGTCCTTTTTAGCCTCCGGGAACACAAAAGTCGTGTTATATTCCCCGTCAAAGGCGACAACAGCATCGAAACTCTTGCCCTGTTTGCTCTTGAACCCTTTGAGCAGCTTGGTATGCCCTTCGGTGAGCAGGTCTTTGATTTCATCGTCGGACAGGGTGCGTCCCGCTTTCAGCCGGAACACGGGCAG
Encoded proteins:
- a CDS encoding DUF1896 domain-containing protein, which gives rise to MNCSSIPDYTHTLDLVVALGGIPSAFFFLFPTDYPVNYQSAKSKVMNNKKKNEGQTDFSYYGLYLLDYLRTNKFEQADDTAFIRERADRAAETYERARLEGYPADGAQELAMDTLLRGLHYSRYAILREVVENEFADEVPEEKREAFVLKLLPLVGNVFSVYDLSDDNFALSSDYDLLYTELTGATVLYLDEYGV